Genomic segment of Schistocerca piceifrons isolate TAMUIC-IGC-003096 chromosome 1, iqSchPice1.1, whole genome shotgun sequence:
TCTTCTGGTCCTTGTTCGTCCTCGTCTCCTTCGCTGTCTGATACCTCGTGGTCGACGTGATGTTCGTCTACAGAACTTGTTCCAGTGGCTGAACCAGATGTTGATGGACGGTCGTGATCTATAGGCAAACCACGGCGAACACGAAACATTAGCCATTGTTCATAGGCATAGCGTTTCTGGCCTTCATGCATGAACTCCCAATTAGACCGTTCCCACAGTGGAATATCATAATTCTGAAGGCAAGAAACGTTAAAATCAAACAATCAAAACCAAAAATATATGATACACAACAAAAGTTATATTTACATACCTGTTTTTTCGGCATTTGGTTGTTTCGGATACAAAGCTTTTCCAATACGTTGTTCAACAGCTGTCTTCAATTTCAAGCCATATTTTCCCACAAATGAATGTCAATTGCGTGTATGACTCCAGTCAATAGCGAAATCTATTATAGCTTTTGCATCCAACTGTTGAACTCGTTGTCTAAATTCTTCTTCTGTAAATGGTCGTTCTCTTGCTTCCTTTAACAGATTATCGTATCCTACGTCGTGCTCTTTAGCAATGGCATCTGCACCACTGCGCGGTGCGTCTATATTTATAGGATTTCCCGGTCCTACGTAATCACTACCAGGTAAAGTATATCCTTTCTTCTGTACACGTTCAACTACTTTTTTAACGCCGTAAGCAGCACCTGCGGCGGCAGCAGTTGTCGCGCCAGCAGCTATCGCTATCTGCCCTGAACTTGTAGTACCAGCTGTGCTAATTGCGGCCCCGTCCGTGACACTCTCAGATTACAAGGGCACTGTTTCGCTAGTAGTTTCTATATCTGCACTCTGGTGACCTCGGCCACGATTTCGTGGTCTATTTGGGCGGCGCCGTCGCACTCCAAGATTACTTTCTTCTGGCCTTGTTTCTGGCACCCGTTCAAATTCAACTGTTTCGCCACTCGTATCCAAATCGTCGAATGCTTGATTATCTCCATACCGTATACGAGTAGCAGCATCCTCTCTTTGCACTGTTCGAATATCATTACTGCTACGAGAACGATTAACATTTGTTAATGGAATTCTTTCCGTCATTTCAATGTCTTCCTCACGTCCCGGATATAAAACACCTCCGTCGTATTGTATAGAGCCATGGTTGCCCGTTCTTAAATACTGATTTACCCAAGACATTTTgctgactaaaataaataaatcattaccaccttttatatacattacGTTATCGAACAGCACGTGtcgggcaaccttttgctggcgtgggtgcttgctcagataattgtcctaaaaggacaaattatctcagcgggacagggaccgccgccatcgcgaccttgggaccccgCGGGGCcccattttttttatcagttgctgaccctcatGAATCGAAACACGACTGCGTCGCATCGTTCCATGATTCGCGGGTCAGCAACCGATAAAACAAAATGGGGCCCCGCGGGGTCCCAAGGTCGTGATGGCGGCGGTCCTTGCCCGCTGAGGTTCCATGATTCGCGagtcagcaactgataaaaaaaatgggGCCCCGCGGGGTCCCAAGGTCGCAATGGCAGCGGTCCCTGTCCCtctgagataatttgtccttttaggagaattatctgagcaagcacccacgccagcaaaaggttggcgCATGTAAAAGTTGTCTTTTTGGAGTGACAGACATGTGAGTATTGATAACTGAAATTGCTTAGCAACCAATCcagtatataaggggcatgaaaTTGTTGTCTTCACATTATGTCCTCTGCATCCACTGCGAGAACTTCTATTGTCTCTGACGAGCTGCCAGAAATAGTAAGTACATTTCTTTATAATGGAAACTTTGTACAAACTTGCACGAATTGCCATTTGTGGAAGACTCCAAAATGCCTTGGATGTTTATCAATTGGAGTTACCACAAACTATACGGGAAGATATTTTATTGGAATTtcgtttttcaaaatttagtttcaTGTTAAATTCGTATAGACTGCCAGAATGTTATATATTTGATAAAAGTGAAAATGTTCCCATGATTTCTGAAATAGTAAATGATGCAGTAGAAGCGTGTGCAAAAATAAGAGCGGGAATTCCTGTTCCGTGGGAAACACTTGGTTTGATTACAATGTCTTTCTTTGATATTAGTACATTCTGGCAAAGTAGATTCAAAATTAAAGTATTTTTTTACAAAGTTATGTACAAGCATTTCGTATATACTATTTGTGAGAATTGTTTATACAAATTATCCGATTCATGGCAAAACCCGCTACTGCAACCACTTCTAATTGGAATGAGAATTAATATGGTAACCAAGACACCATCATTTTCATATGGTGTAACTTGTCCGCCACATATTAAACAATATAGTCATTCGTGCATGTTTTGCGCAAATAGTCCATTGTTTAGAAGTgtactacctattcttgagtactgctcgagtgtttgggatccgcaccaggtggtATCgagagaagacatcgaagcaatccagaggcgagCTGCTGgaattattaccggtaggttcgatcaccaTGCAAGTGTTACGCATATACTTCACATGCTCAAGtgagaatccttggagggaagaagatattcatttcgaagaacgctacggagaaagtttagagaattgcaatttgaaactgactgcagagcaACACTACTGCCGCCAAGGCACATtttgcgtagggaccacgaagatacgaggcATCTAGATAGTCGCTTTTCCCTTCCTCTATCTACGATTGGAACAGCAAACATAACGACTATTTGtgttacaaggtaccctccgccacgcaccgtacggtggcgcCGTAGATATAGATATAGGTGAACCAAGGAACGAAGTACCCTTTCAACTATCAGCTAGCAGATGTAAGTCAGTCTGAGTAGGCTTCCCAAAAACGGCATGTCCCAACGTACCGTATACCTTCGTCCAGACCAACACATCAAGAAAGGGAAGACAGCCATGCTTTTTTCAACTCCATCGTGAAATAAATATTCAGATGGACTGAATTCAAGTGTTCTAAAAAGACGCTCAAAGTTTCACTGCTATCAGTCCAAACAACAAAAGAATAGTTTACACATTTGAAAAGACACGCAGGTTTCAAAGTCCCGCTCCAAGACCCGCTCCTCGAAATCTTCCATGAACAAGTTGCCAATAATAGGTGACAAACGACTTCCCATCgccactccatctgtctgctcgtagtaatGGTGACTGAATAAAAAGTAACTGAAAGTCAATACATGTCGAATAGACTCGTTAATAaagcaccaaacctaacctcaatcaAAGCTAACGAATCAGACAGAAGAACACGAAAATTTActagaatatcagagtcattcaaatgtATTCCCTCTAATCGGTGTAAGAAATCCgctgagttcttaatgtggtgctcGCACCGACCTACTATAGGACTCAACAGAGTAGCAAGGTATTTTTGCTACACGATACCGGAGCACCATTGCTATTCACTATCGGACGAAGAGGAGTCCCTTCCTTGTAgtccttagggaggccatatactCTAGAATGAACAGCACAATAAGGATTGAGACTCTTGATAGCCTCCTGCGAGAAGGAACCTTTCTTCAGCaggctgttagtctttctctcaacactttttgcgGGGTCgtcatcgattctgcgatacgccgaatcagacAGTAAACGCGCGTCTTTTGAACGTAGCTCTGCTTGTCCAAAACAACGGTAGCATTGCCCTTGtgcgcaggtaaaataacaatatgcgGATTAACtctaagtgaacgtaaagcagccctctcatcTGCTGTGACATTACTATTGGGTGACGTGCCCCAGTCGACACTTCACGTATTTCCTCCTTGCCACCTCTGCAACACCAGGAGGCAGTTTAAAAAGAGCCTGTTAAGCAGAGCTAATACTATCAACCATTAGAAAACATTTGGGAGACGTTGCAGGATTTAATCCTTTCTCTAGCACTGATAAAGCTTCCTCGTCAATAGCTTTCTTCGTGAAATTCATCACAGAACTTCAAGAAATAGTATTAAACACCGAGCCACGGTAACGTTCAAACTTCGCCAAACGCCGGGCGGCTAAAGATCGAAATTCCGAATCAGACTGCGACCACGATGCACCGTCCAGTCAATCTCAAGAACAAGTCTAAATTTTTGGCACTCATTAAATGAAGCCGAAAAAATTTCTTGGAAACAAAATCTAACTGTCGACGAGTGTAATACATCCTTTCACGAACATGAGCTAGGCCAACGCGTTGCTTGATGCCATTGGCGGCAGGAGAACGGATATGATGTACAACTTTGGTAAACGTTGGAACAATATTTTAACGTACTGACCATAAGCGGCACACGCGCTTACAACAGTCGAGCAAATCCACCATTTAAGTACATTGTCTTGGAACAAATCATCCCAGGGCATAAacctgaaccgagcgaggtggtgcagtggttaacacactggtatcgcattcgggaggacgacgtttcaataccgcgtccggccatcttgatttagtttttccgtgatttccctaaatcactccaggcaaatgctgggatggttcctttgaaagggcacggccgacttcctttcccgtccttccctaatccgatgagaccgataacctcgctgtttcctCTCTTCCCCCAGCCCCACATAAacctgaagtttggagagggtgttggaTCTTATACGGTAGGCATcgattaagaagggattgtccgaaatttcaCTCCTAAGAGGTGAAATAGGaggtgaaaggctttttgaaagtttgTCGCTGTCAAGGGACttttgaaactagaactacgaGAACTAGTATTTGGTTtttctgtcagaaaataaaaaatacctgtttcaacatttttggaaattcagccactagtGGGTGAAGGttagtttgaaaataaataattactaaagaac
This window contains:
- the LOC124780834 gene encoding uncharacterized protein LOC124780834, coding for METLYKLARIAICGRLQNALDVYQLELPQTIREDILLEFRFSKFSFMLNSYRLPECYIFDKSENVPMISEIVNDAVEACAKIRAGIPVPWETLGLITMSFFDISTFWQSRFKIKVFFYKVMYKHFVYTICENCLYKLSDSWQNPLLQPLLIGMRINMVTKTPSFSYGVTCPPHIKQYSHSCMFCANSPLFRSVLPILEYCSSVWDPHQVVSREDIEAIQRRAAGIITGGAVLRKASALQGRTVKGVQAAPGEFPHHQKHSGTSTLVAMLIRSEDGNEW